A window of Chitinophagales bacterium contains these coding sequences:
- a CDS encoding DUF445 family protein, protein MSFWYILIPLLSAFIGWFTNWIAIKMLFHPREPRKILFFTIQGVFPKRQAAFAQKLGKLVSDELLSFSDIKDKISNPENLEKVMPVIDNHIDHFLRVRLSDQMPVISMFIGDKTINSLKTLFMTELRELFPVIMQKYADNLQGEIDLEKIVTEKVAGFSSDKLESILNQIMKKELGFVEILGGVIGFLIGVLQVIITLLTAG, encoded by the coding sequence ATGAGTTTCTGGTACATACTTATTCCACTTTTATCGGCATTTATTGGCTGGTTCACCAACTGGATCGCCATAAAAATGCTGTTTCACCCCCGGGAACCCCGAAAAATCCTGTTTTTTACCATTCAGGGTGTGTTTCCAAAAAGACAGGCTGCCTTTGCCCAAAAATTGGGGAAACTGGTAAGCGATGAGCTTTTATCTTTTTCCGACATCAAAGACAAGATCAGCAACCCGGAAAACCTGGAGAAAGTGATGCCGGTGATCGATAACCATATTGACCATTTTCTGCGCGTCCGGCTAAGTGATCAAATGCCGGTGATCAGCATGTTTATCGGGGATAAAACGATCAATTCCTTAAAAACCCTGTTCATGACCGAGCTTCGGGAGCTTTTTCCGGTCATAATGCAGAAATATGCCGATAATCTCCAGGGGGAGATCGATCTGGAAAAGATCGTTACCGAAAAGGTGGCTGGATTTTCCTCGGATAAACTGGAGTCCATCCTCAACCAGATCATGAAAAAAGAGCTGGGTTTTGTGGAAATTCTGGGTGGGGTGATCGGGTTCCTGATCGGTGTGCTTCAGGTGATTATCACTCTGCTAACGGCTGGTTAA
- a CDS encoding TonB-dependent receptor has product MRKFVTLVLSLFLIQTLVQAQIPGAANGNRGGQQMNGRFYGKVMDSLLNKGIDGASVQLIQNKMDTVTKKRRDFVIAGMLTGSNGDFSLENVPLFGQYKLQVTAIGYKVMEQTVKFDIKMPDRNAMSSGDMSAMLNMADKDLGNIKLTIDAQVLANVTISADKPLMSLGIDRKVFNVEKSITSAGGTAVDVMRNIPSLSVDLDGNVTLRNAAPTVFVDGRPTTMQLDQIPADAIESVELITNPSAKFDASGGTSGILNVVLKKNKKVGYNGSVRVNMDSRGMPGAGADINVRQNKVNFSSSINYFNRKSISNGFTERNTFVGNPPSLLEQVDKNFNRGRMAFARAGFDYFIDNRNTLSLSGSMGGGKFNSRNYSDLYTTFNSTPISELFGQRNSFSASDFRFKGLQGGFKHNFPKPGREWTADVTFNRRDNMNDNDIFTDYSASKGAPVDSSYIQRQVSEGFGSNLVIQTDFVNPISDNSKLEMGLRMAYNDNNSVNNIYQFDQGSGNYILSSLLSSDFNSRSTVYAAYATFTNKIKDFGYQLGLRAESSTFDGNIPSKGTPFEIDFPLSFFPSVFLSQKMKNDQELQLNYSRRINRPGFWQLFPFIDYSDTLNLSRGNPGLEPEFTNSIELSYQKLFKNRDNFLASVYFKNTNGLITRNQILETNPSSGKEQLVNTYINANSSYITGLEMTMKNKLAKWWELTSNLNLFTSKIDIDDPTIPDQEQFFSWFGKINNTFKLAKNLNLQLSGEYQSKTILPPGGGGGRFGGGGMFGQSASTAQGFIRSNYFVDAGLRFDFLKNNMASISLNVNDIFRSRRSWVYSESAYFTQDVFRRRDPQVFRLNFNWRFGKFDPNLFKRKNLRGEREGMQNMSEGIGM; this is encoded by the coding sequence ATGAGAAAATTTGTCACACTCGTATTAAGCCTTTTCCTGATCCAAACCCTTGTCCAGGCCCAGATTCCCGGAGCAGCCAATGGTAACCGTGGTGGCCAGCAAATGAATGGCCGTTTTTACGGGAAGGTCATGGATTCTTTACTCAACAAAGGGATTGATGGAGCTTCGGTCCAACTGATCCAGAATAAAATGGATACGGTAACCAAAAAAAGAAGGGATTTCGTGATCGCAGGTATGCTTACCGGATCCAATGGCGATTTCAGCCTGGAAAATGTCCCCCTCTTTGGTCAGTACAAATTACAGGTTACGGCAATCGGCTATAAGGTCATGGAGCAGACCGTCAAATTTGATATAAAGATGCCCGACCGGAACGCGATGAGCAGTGGGGATATGAGTGCCATGCTCAATATGGCGGATAAGGATCTGGGAAATATCAAACTTACGATCGATGCCCAGGTTTTGGCCAACGTTACCATTTCTGCCGATAAACCTCTCATGTCACTGGGAATTGACCGGAAAGTGTTCAATGTGGAAAAGAGTATTACCTCCGCAGGCGGAACGGCTGTGGATGTGATGCGGAATATTCCTTCTCTTTCAGTTGACCTCGATGGAAATGTGACCCTGCGTAATGCAGCGCCTACCGTATTTGTGGATGGCAGGCCTACTACCATGCAATTGGACCAGATACCTGCCGATGCCATTGAATCAGTAGAACTGATCACTAACCCTTCCGCTAAATTCGACGCTTCGGGTGGTACCTCTGGTATCCTGAATGTGGTGTTGAAAAAGAATAAAAAAGTGGGTTATAATGGTAGTGTCCGGGTTAATATGGACAGCCGGGGAATGCCTGGTGCCGGTGCGGACATCAACGTGCGTCAGAATAAAGTGAATTTCTCGAGCAGCATCAACTACTTTAATAGAAAATCCATCAGCAATGGTTTCACCGAGCGGAATACCTTTGTAGGAAACCCTCCTAGTTTACTGGAGCAGGTGGACAAGAATTTTAACCGTGGGCGTATGGCTTTTGCCCGTGCCGGATTTGATTATTTCATCGACAACCGAAATACACTTTCTTTAAGCGGAAGCATGGGTGGTGGTAAATTCAATTCAAGAAACTACAGCGACCTGTACACCACTTTTAACAGTACCCCTATTTCCGAACTTTTTGGTCAGCGTAACTCTTTTTCAGCCAGCGATTTTCGGTTCAAAGGGTTGCAAGGCGGATTCAAACACAATTTCCCTAAGCCCGGTCGTGAGTGGACGGCCGATGTTACTTTCAACCGCAGGGATAATATGAATGACAACGATATCTTCACCGATTATTCAGCATCCAAAGGAGCGCCTGTAGATAGTTCTTATATACAACGTCAGGTAAGTGAAGGCTTTGGTAGTAACCTGGTGATTCAGACCGATTTTGTAAACCCGATTTCAGATAACTCCAAGCTTGAAATGGGTTTACGGATGGCCTATAATGATAACAACTCGGTAAACAATATCTATCAATTCGATCAAGGTTCTGGCAATTATATCCTGTCCAGCCTGTTGTCGAGTGATTTCAATAGCCGCTCTACCGTTTATGCGGCCTATGCCACTTTTACCAATAAGATCAAAGATTTTGGATACCAATTAGGGTTGCGGGCAGAAAGTTCCACCTTTGATGGGAATATACCGAGCAAAGGAACCCCGTTTGAAATTGATTTTCCTCTGAGCTTTTTCCCCAGTGTATTCCTGAGTCAGAAGATGAAGAATGATCAGGAATTGCAACTCAACTATTCTCGCCGGATCAATCGTCCAGGCTTCTGGCAATTGTTCCCCTTTATTGATTATTCCGATACCCTGAACCTGAGCCGTGGTAACCCCGGATTGGAACCAGAGTTCACCAACTCGATCGAATTGTCTTATCAGAAACTATTTAAGAACCGGGATAATTTTCTGGCCTCTGTCTATTTCAAAAATACCAATGGGCTGATCACGCGTAATCAGATCCTGGAGACCAACCCCTCTTCCGGAAAGGAACAATTGGTTAACACCTATATCAATGCAAACTCCAGTTATATCACCGGTTTGGAAATGACCATGAAGAATAAATTGGCCAAGTGGTGGGAACTGACCAGTAACCTGAATCTCTTTACTTCAAAGATCGATATTGATGATCCTACCATTCCCGACCAGGAGCAATTCTTTAGCTGGTTTGGAAAGATCAATAACACGTTTAAGTTGGCGAAAAACCTGAACCTGCAATTATCAGGTGAATACCAATCCAAAACCATTCTGCCTCCCGGAGGTGGCGGAGGCCGTTTTGGTGGTGGTGGAATGTTTGGCCAAAGTGCTTCCACTGCACAGGGCTTTATCCGCTCCAATTATTTTGTGGATGCCGGTCTGCGTTTCGATTTCCTCAAGAACAATATGGCTTCGATTTCCCTCAATGTAAATGACATTTTCCGCAGCCGTCGTTCCTGGGTGTATTCGGAGTCGGCTTATTTCACACAAGATGTGTTTCGCCGTCGCGATCCGCAGGTTTTCCGTCTGAATTTCAACTGGCGTTTTGGCAAGTTTGATCCCAATTTGTTCAAGCGTAAAAACCTCCGTGGCGAACGGGAGGGCATGCAGAACATGAGTGAAGGGATCGGTATGTAA